The Chanos chanos chromosome 3, fChaCha1.1, whole genome shotgun sequence genome segment TTACATTTTATCCAGGGCAAAATATTGCGAACTGAAGTCTATATGGGTAAaatataaagaaacaaaatttaTAATCACTTTGCCTTGTATTCACCATATATCACATATATGCCATCTGCCTCTGTTTTAGTGCTCCAGCTCCATCTTACACAccagctccagctcctcctcctccagcagcaCTGGCTCCGGCTCCAGCCCAGCCCAAGCAGCCCGGGCTCATGGCCCAGATGGCCTCTACCGCTGCCGGGGTGGCGGTTGGCTCGGCCGTGGGACACGTGATGGGCAGTGCTCTCACAGGTGCCTTCAGTGGAGGCAGCAGTTCTGAGCCAGCCAAACCCACCAGCACACACCAGGTAAAACCTATTAAGGTGTCAGTCAGGGCCAGCTGTGAGATGGCCAGCTAAAGTTCTCTGTGGCGTATAGAAGGAAGATTGAACTGGTGTGTGGAGCTTTTTGAGTCTGAGTGAATGTGGGAGCTCTAGTTTTCAAACGTAATGTCAGATCAACATTGTTTTTCATAATGTTGGAACATattatacacatttttttaactCTAAGTGGAGGGACAGCTAAATATTTGTGTATAGACTTTGCTCTAATCAAA includes the following:
- the chchd10 gene encoding coiled-coil-helix-coiled-coil-helix domain-containing protein 10, mitochondrial, with translation MARGSRSRPSAPASAPAPSYTPAPAPPPPAALAPAPAQPKQPGLMAQMASTAAGVAVGSAVGHVMGSALTGAFSGGSSSEPAKPTSTHQEPPRAAPPQPGPCHFEVRQFLDCATTQADLSLCEGFNEALKQCKYTHGVTSLV